In the genome of Bradyrhizobium sp. CIAT3101, one region contains:
- a CDS encoding efflux RND transporter permease subunit, translating to MGVSEPFIRRPIATSLLGIALLIGGALGYFALPVSALPQVDFPTVQVSTQLPGASPDVIASLITAPLERQLGQIPSLTAMNSTSSFGVSQISLQFDLNRDIDGATQDVQAAINAAAGVLPKTLPYPPTYAKVNPADAPVMTLALRSDTISLRAMSDIADTLLAQRLSQISGVGRVSVLGGLKPAVRIQADLARLAAYGIAMEDLRNAIANANVSGPKGSLDGAQQSYIIAANDQIAAADAYRPIIIAYRNGSPVTIGDVAQIVDGLENDRTGGWYQGTPAVIIDIQRQPGANVIDVVSQIRAEIPKVQRAIPAGVHLTIVSDRTVTIRASVHDVQFTLILSVVLVTLVVLLFLRSLRATLIAGVALPLSLITSFGIMYFAGFSLDNLSLMALTIGTGFVVDDAIVMIENIVRHMENGDSAMTASLKGASEIGFTVTSLTVSLIAVFIPLLFMSGLVGRMFREFALTLTIAVVTSAVVSLTLTPMMCSRLLKHAHEELAVPGLAAISRFIDRTVDFYHRTLLVVLRHQRTTLVVTFATLVATLVLYVVAPKGFLPLQDTASITAVTEAGPDVSFGEMQKRQAEIADAIKADPDVTGVVSVIGAGSVNPTTNVGRLVMSLTPRGERRDDVSVVIARLKEKVAGIPGMTVYFQPVQDVQISTQSSRSQYQYTLTGTDATLVSEWAKKLVDEMRHDPLFRDVSSEAQEGGLRAQLDVDRTRAGQLGVSLQAITDTLNDAFAQRQISTIYGQANQYRVVLEALPMYQRDPSILSKLYLPGGASSSVVGAPNAQVPLDAVATLKRTTAPLAISHQAQFPAISLSFNLAPGAALGDAVEAVKAIETRIEMPNSIVGVYAGDAAEFAKALAGQPWLLLAAVITIYIVLGVLYESYIHPITILSTLPSAGVGAILALILCGQDLSVIGLIGIILLMGIVKKNAIMMIDFALEAERGQGMPAHEAIVQACLLRFRPIMMTTLAALFGALPLAIESGTGAELRFPLGISIIGGLLLSQLLTLYTTPVIYLALDRINRRLEQALPPPEPDAPPTAGATEGMQ from the coding sequence ATGGGTGTCTCAGAACCCTTCATCCGCCGGCCGATCGCAACCTCGTTGCTCGGTATTGCGCTGCTGATTGGCGGCGCGCTCGGCTATTTCGCGCTGCCGGTCTCCGCGTTGCCGCAGGTCGATTTCCCGACCGTGCAGGTGTCGACGCAGCTGCCGGGCGCGAGTCCCGACGTGATCGCTTCGCTGATCACCGCGCCGCTGGAGCGGCAGCTCGGGCAGATCCCGTCGCTGACGGCGATGAATTCGACGAGTTCGTTCGGCGTCAGCCAGATCTCGCTGCAGTTCGATCTCAACCGCGACATCGACGGCGCGACGCAGGACGTGCAGGCCGCGATCAACGCCGCCGCAGGCGTCTTGCCCAAGACGCTGCCTTACCCGCCGACCTACGCCAAGGTGAACCCGGCGGATGCGCCCGTGATGACGCTGGCGCTGCGCTCGGATACGATCTCGCTGCGCGCGATGAGCGATATCGCCGACACGCTGCTGGCGCAGCGGCTCAGCCAGATTTCCGGCGTGGGTCGTGTTTCCGTGCTCGGCGGGCTGAAGCCGGCCGTGCGCATCCAGGCGGATCTGGCGCGGCTGGCTGCCTACGGCATCGCCATGGAGGATCTGCGCAACGCGATTGCCAACGCCAACGTCTCGGGGCCGAAGGGCTCCCTCGACGGCGCCCAGCAATCCTACATCATCGCGGCCAACGACCAGATCGCCGCCGCCGACGCCTACAGGCCGATCATCATCGCCTATCGCAACGGTTCGCCGGTCACGATCGGCGACGTCGCGCAGATCGTCGACGGGCTCGAGAATGATCGCACCGGCGGCTGGTACCAGGGCACGCCGGCCGTCATCATCGACATCCAGCGCCAGCCTGGCGCCAATGTCATCGACGTCGTCAGCCAGATCCGCGCCGAGATCCCGAAGGTCCAGCGCGCCATACCGGCCGGCGTGCACCTGACCATCGTCTCCGACCGCACCGTCACCATTCGCGCCTCCGTCCACGACGTGCAGTTCACGCTGATCCTCAGCGTGGTGCTGGTGACGCTGGTGGTGCTCTTGTTCCTGCGCTCGCTGCGCGCCACGTTGATCGCGGGCGTAGCGCTGCCGCTGTCGCTGATCACGAGCTTCGGCATCATGTATTTTGCCGGCTTCAGCCTCGACAATCTGTCGCTGATGGCGCTCACGATCGGCACCGGCTTCGTGGTCGACGACGCCATCGTCATGATCGAGAACATCGTTCGCCATATGGAGAATGGCGACAGCGCAATGACCGCCTCGCTCAAGGGCGCGAGCGAGATCGGCTTCACCGTGACCTCGCTGACGGTGTCGCTGATCGCGGTGTTCATCCCGCTGCTGTTCATGTCGGGCCTGGTCGGCCGCATGTTCCGCGAATTCGCGCTGACCTTGACGATCGCGGTCGTGACCTCGGCGGTGGTGTCGCTGACGCTGACGCCGATGATGTGCTCGCGCCTGCTCAAGCACGCCCATGAGGAGCTGGCGGTGCCGGGGCTGGCTGCCATCAGTCGCTTCATCGACCGCACCGTCGACTTCTACCACCGCACGCTGCTCGTGGTGTTGCGGCACCAGCGCACCACGCTGGTCGTGACCTTTGCCACGCTGGTCGCGACGCTGGTGCTCTATGTCGTCGCACCGAAGGGCTTTTTGCCGCTCCAGGACACCGCCTCGATCACGGCTGTGACGGAGGCGGGGCCCGATGTCTCGTTCGGAGAGATGCAGAAGCGGCAGGCCGAGATCGCCGACGCCATCAAGGCCGACCCCGACGTGACCGGCGTGGTCTCGGTGATCGGCGCGGGCTCGGTCAACCCGACCACCAATGTCGGACGCCTGGTCATGAGCCTGACGCCTCGCGGCGAGCGGCGTGACGATGTCAGCGTCGTCATTGCCCGGCTGAAGGAGAAGGTCGCCGGCATCCCCGGCATGACCGTCTACTTCCAGCCTGTGCAGGACGTGCAGATCTCGACCCAGTCGAGCCGGTCGCAATACCAGTACACGCTGACCGGTACCGATGCGACGCTGGTGTCGGAATGGGCGAAGAAGCTCGTCGACGAGATGCGGCACGATCCCCTGTTCCGTGACGTCTCCTCGGAGGCCCAGGAGGGCGGCCTGCGCGCGCAGCTCGACGTCGACCGCACCCGGGCCGGGCAGCTCGGCGTCAGCCTGCAGGCCATCACCGACACGCTCAACGATGCCTTTGCGCAGCGGCAGATATCGACCATCTACGGCCAGGCAAACCAGTACCGCGTGGTGCTGGAAGCGCTGCCGATGTACCAGCGCGATCCCTCGATCCTGTCGAAGCTATATCTGCCGGGCGGGGCCAGCAGCTCGGTGGTCGGCGCGCCCAACGCGCAGGTCCCGCTCGACGCGGTGGCGACGCTGAAGCGCACCACGGCGCCACTGGCGATCTCGCACCAGGCGCAATTCCCGGCGATCTCGCTCTCCTTCAACCTCGCGCCGGGCGCCGCGCTCGGCGATGCCGTCGAGGCGGTGAAGGCGATCGAGACCCGGATTGAAATGCCCAACAGCATCGTCGGCGTCTATGCCGGCGACGCCGCCGAATTCGCCAAGGCGCTCGCAGGCCAGCCCTGGCTGCTGCTTGCTGCCGTGATCACGATCTACATCGTGCTCGGCGTGCTCTACGAGAGCTACATCCACCCGATCACGATTCTCTCGACGCTGCCCTCGGCCGGCGTCGGCGCCATCCTGGCGCTGATCCTGTGCGGGCAGGATCTCTCGGTCATCGGCCTGATCGGCATCATCCTGCTGATGGGCATCGTCAAGAAGAACGCGATCATGATGATCGACTTCGCGCTGGAGGCCGAGCGCGGGCAGGGCATGCCGGCGCATGAGGCGATCGTGCAGGCATGTCTGTTGCGCTTCCGCCCGATCATGATGACGACGCTGGCCGCGCTGTTCGGCGCGCTGCCGCTGGCGATCGAGAGCGGCACCGGTGCAGAGCTGCGCTTCCCGCTCGGCATCTCCATCATCGGCGGCCTGCTGCTGAGCCAGCTGCTGACGCTCTACACCACGCCGGTGATCTATCTCGCGCTCGACCGCATCAACCGCCGCCTCGAACAGGCGCTGCCGCCGCCGGAGCCCGACGCGCCGCCGACGGCGGGCGCGACCGAGGGGATGCAGTGA
- a CDS encoding efflux RND transporter periplasmic adaptor subunit, with the protein MLFKPETKDNAKQGTAKKSRGRGFVMTLITLAILGGLGYLGWTVMQQKPQQAAGGRGQQRPDLPVPVLAATPMVQDVPVYLDGVGAIRALNTVTVRSQVDGKLIAVKFTEGQDVKKGDVLGEIDPALYQATYDQAVAKKAQDEAQLANQRIDLTRYEQLAASNAGSKQQADTQRAAVAQTEALVKADQAAIDNAAATLSYTKIVAPLSGRAGLRQVDQGNIIHAADTTGLVVITQLQPIAVWFSLPQQQIMRVNAAAAKGSLAVDVFGNDGVTVIDTGKLTGIDNQVDQTTGTLKLKAEFPNANYQLWPGQFVNVRLKVETLSQALVVPTSAVQRGPIGTFSYVIGEGDIVSAKPVTVTQQNEHDAVIASGLSPNDRVVTTGFANLSDGSKVIVGRDEQTPSADLAPRKRTRAPQGDGKGGQAKDGPKDGSGKDGEFRAKRKSSEGDQKGQTGPAPGPGASPSPSASPSASGAGAKQP; encoded by the coding sequence ATGCTCTTTAAGCCGGAAACGAAGGACAACGCGAAACAGGGGACGGCGAAAAAGTCGCGCGGCCGCGGCTTCGTCATGACCCTGATCACGCTCGCGATCCTCGGCGGCCTCGGCTATCTCGGCTGGACCGTGATGCAGCAGAAGCCGCAACAGGCGGCCGGCGGTCGAGGCCAACAGCGGCCCGATCTGCCGGTGCCCGTGCTGGCGGCGACACCCATGGTCCAGGACGTGCCGGTCTATCTCGACGGGGTCGGCGCGATCCGCGCGCTCAACACCGTCACCGTTCGCTCGCAGGTCGACGGCAAGCTGATTGCCGTGAAGTTCACCGAAGGCCAGGACGTCAAGAAGGGCGACGTGCTCGGCGAGATCGACCCGGCGCTCTACCAGGCGACCTATGACCAGGCCGTCGCCAAGAAGGCGCAGGACGAAGCCCAGCTCGCCAACCAGCGCATCGACCTGACGCGCTACGAGCAGCTCGCGGCCTCCAATGCCGGCTCGAAGCAGCAGGCCGACACCCAGCGCGCCGCGGTCGCCCAGACCGAGGCGCTGGTCAAGGCTGACCAGGCCGCGATCGACAACGCGGCGGCGACGCTGAGCTACACCAAGATCGTGGCGCCGCTGTCGGGCCGGGCCGGCCTGCGCCAGGTCGACCAGGGCAACATCATCCACGCCGCCGACACCACCGGCCTCGTCGTCATCACGCAATTGCAGCCGATCGCGGTGTGGTTCAGCCTGCCGCAGCAGCAGATCATGCGCGTCAATGCGGCCGCAGCGAAGGGCTCGCTTGCAGTCGACGTGTTCGGCAATGACGGCGTCACCGTGATCGACACCGGCAAGCTCACCGGCATCGACAACCAGGTCGACCAGACCACCGGCACGCTCAAGCTCAAGGCGGAATTCCCCAACGCCAATTACCAGCTCTGGCCCGGCCAGTTCGTCAATGTCCGCCTCAAGGTCGAGACATTGTCGCAGGCGCTGGTGGTGCCGACATCGGCGGTGCAGCGCGGACCGATCGGCACGTTCAGCTATGTCATCGGCGAGGGCGACATCGTCTCGGCCAAGCCGGTGACGGTGACGCAGCAGAATGAGCATGACGCGGTCATTGCGAGCGGCCTTTCGCCGAACGACCGGGTCGTGACCACGGGCTTTGCCAATCTGTCCGACGGCTCCAAGGTGATCGTCGGCCGCGATGAGCAGACGCCCTCGGCCGATCTCGCCCCGCGCAAGCGCACGCGCGCGCCTCAGGGGGACGGGAAGGGCGGTCAGGCCAAGGACGGGCCGAAGGACGGATCGGGCAAGGACGGCGAATTCCGCGCCAAGCGGAAAAGCAGCGAAGGCGACCAGAAGGGGCAGACCGGACCGGCACCGGGGCCAGGAGCAAGTCCAAGTCCAAGTGCAAGTCCGAGTGCATCGGGGGCTGGAGCAAAGCAGCCATGA
- a CDS encoding efflux transporter outer membrane subunit produces MDVTQRVPAVAKRQFLGSASRTLRAVAVVCLASSSGACVLTQDLPDPALDVPTQYKYAGKADAPPTLDWWRGFRSTELTQLMEEAQTVNLDIAAAVSRIVEADAQARQAGAALLPSLSGSGSETYSRTSGSSASGLTNGGREVVNYSASLSASYQLDFWGQNRDALQTAEETANASRFDRDTVALTTLAAVANAYFQVLSSQDRLRTAQRNIASAQRILDAIRERRKAGTGTDLDVAQQESVLANQKALVPPLRQTLDQNTNALAVLVSRPPESVRLAGGSLDRIAIPRVTPGLPSELLTQRPDIRRQEAQLASATANIGNARAQFFPTIQLTGNGGYQSSALVSLFQPHAAFFQLVGSATQPIFDGGKILGNFEYAKARQEELLQTYRKTIVQAFTDVDNALFSIKQTTIKLQLQRDVVNASRRAFDLAEQQLRAGTADIVTVLNTQLTLFQAEDTLAQAQLARLLAIVSLYQALGGGWEPRMEKPVNAL; encoded by the coding sequence GTGGATGTGACACAGCGGGTTCCGGCCGTCGCGAAGCGGCAATTCCTCGGGTCTGCGTCGCGAACGCTGCGTGCGGTCGCCGTGGTGTGCCTGGCTTCGAGCTCGGGCGCCTGCGTCCTCACCCAGGACCTTCCCGATCCCGCGCTCGATGTCCCCACGCAGTACAAATACGCCGGGAAGGCGGATGCGCCGCCGACGCTGGATTGGTGGCGCGGCTTCCGCTCGACCGAACTGACGCAGCTGATGGAGGAGGCGCAGACCGTCAACCTCGACATCGCGGCCGCGGTCTCGCGGATCGTGGAGGCCGACGCCCAGGCGCGCCAGGCGGGTGCGGCATTGCTGCCCAGCCTGTCGGGAAGCGGTTCGGAGACGTATTCGCGCACGTCCGGCTCGAGCGCGTCGGGCCTTACCAATGGCGGCCGTGAAGTCGTCAACTATTCCGCGTCGCTGAGTGCCAGCTACCAGCTCGATTTCTGGGGCCAGAACCGCGACGCGTTGCAGACGGCGGAGGAGACCGCCAATGCCAGCCGGTTCGACCGCGACACCGTCGCGCTGACGACGCTCGCAGCCGTCGCCAATGCCTATTTCCAGGTGCTGTCCTCGCAGGACCGCCTGCGCACCGCCCAGCGCAACATCGCCAGCGCCCAGCGCATCCTCGATGCCATCCGGGAACGCCGCAAAGCCGGCACCGGCACCGATCTCGACGTCGCCCAGCAGGAGAGCGTGCTGGCCAACCAGAAGGCGCTGGTGCCACCGCTGCGCCAGACCCTCGACCAGAACACCAATGCGCTGGCGGTGCTGGTGTCGCGTCCGCCGGAGAGCGTGCGCCTCGCGGGCGGCTCGCTGGACCGGATCGCGATCCCGCGGGTCACGCCCGGCCTGCCGTCCGAGCTCCTGACCCAGCGGCCGGACATCCGCCGGCAGGAGGCGCAGCTCGCCTCGGCCACCGCCAATATCGGCAATGCGCGTGCGCAGTTCTTCCCGACCATCCAGCTCACCGGCAATGGCGGCTATCAGAGCTCGGCGCTCGTCTCGCTGTTCCAGCCGCACGCAGCGTTCTTCCAGCTGGTCGGCAGCGCGACCCAGCCGATCTTCGACGGCGGCAAGATCCTTGGCAATTTCGAGTACGCGAAAGCGCGGCAGGAAGAGCTGCTGCAGACTTACCGCAAGACCATCGTTCAGGCCTTCACCGACGTCGACAATGCGCTGTTCTCGATCAAGCAGACCACGATCAAGCTGCAATTGCAGCGCGATGTCGTCAACGCCTCGCGGCGCGCCTTCGACCTTGCGGAGCAGCAACTGCGCGCCGGCACGGCCGATATCGTCACCGTGCTCAACACCCAACTGACGCTGTTCCAGGCCGAAGACACCCTGGCGCAGGCGCAGCTCGCACGCCTTCTTGCCATTGTCAGCCTGTATCAGGCGCTTGGCGGCGGCTGGGAGCCGCGAATGGAGAAACCGGTCAATGCTCTTTAA
- a CDS encoding FAD-dependent oxidoreductase: MRIAVIGTGIAGNAAAWTLSQRYPVTVYDRELRPGGHSHTVTIDYKGTPVAVDIGFIVYNELNYPDLTAMFAHLGVETVASCMSFAVSADRGRFEWRGGGNDWRETAAGLFAQAGNLLSPSYLRMLTEIPTFGRQSIDDLRNGRLSGLTLGDYVQQRRFSKRLLTDYLAPMGAAIWSAPANEMLDFPAENFVTFFDNHRLLHYDRPVWRTVKGGSRRYVERLQAGFKDRVRLGCAVTSVERSPHGVVVHDSHGGCETFDHVVIATHSDQALAMLSDADPRERDILGAIRYSPNRVYLHRDVRLMPKRRHAWASWNFLRWQREGDATNDVAVTYWMNNLQGIDPDMPLFVSLNPPFEPAPELTFGHYLCEHPQYNAAAFAAQKRLGEIQGTQHTWFCGAWTGYGFHEDGLRSGLGVAEALGATASWRAAPVELAEAAE; the protein is encoded by the coding sequence ATGCGCATCGCGGTCATCGGAACGGGCATCGCCGGCAACGCGGCGGCCTGGACGCTTTCGCAGCGCTATCCAGTGACCGTCTATGACCGCGAGCTACGCCCAGGCGGCCACAGCCACACCGTCACCATCGACTACAAGGGCACGCCGGTCGCGGTCGACATCGGCTTCATCGTCTACAACGAGCTCAACTATCCCGACCTGACCGCAATGTTCGCCCATCTCGGCGTCGAGACGGTGGCGAGCTGCATGAGCTTTGCCGTCTCAGCCGACCGCGGCCGGTTCGAATGGCGCGGCGGCGGCAATGACTGGCGGGAGACGGCGGCAGGCCTGTTTGCGCAGGCTGGCAACCTGCTCTCTCCGTCCTACCTGCGGATGCTCACGGAGATCCCGACATTCGGTCGGCAAAGTATCGACGATTTGCGCAACGGCCGCCTGAGCGGGCTGACACTCGGCGACTACGTCCAGCAACGGCGTTTCTCCAAACGGCTGCTGACCGACTATCTCGCACCGATGGGCGCCGCGATCTGGTCCGCGCCTGCGAACGAGATGCTCGACTTTCCGGCCGAGAACTTTGTCACCTTTTTCGACAATCATCGCCTGCTGCACTACGACCGCCCGGTCTGGCGCACGGTCAAGGGCGGCAGCCGGCGCTATGTCGAGCGGCTGCAGGCCGGGTTCAAGGATCGCGTCCGGCTCGGCTGCGCGGTCACGTCGGTCGAGCGAAGCCCTCATGGCGTCGTCGTCCATGACAGCCATGGTGGGTGCGAGACATTCGATCACGTGGTGATCGCCACCCACAGCGACCAGGCGCTCGCGATGTTGTCCGACGCAGACCCGCGCGAGCGCGACATCCTCGGTGCCATCCGCTATTCCCCGAACAGGGTCTATCTCCATCGTGACGTCAGGCTGATGCCGAAGCGCCGGCATGCCTGGGCGTCGTGGAATTTCCTGCGCTGGCAGCGCGAGGGAGATGCGACGAACGACGTCGCGGTGACCTACTGGATGAACAACCTCCAGGGCATCGATCCCGACATGCCGCTGTTCGTCAGCCTCAACCCGCCGTTCGAGCCCGCGCCCGAGCTCACCTTCGGCCATTACCTCTGCGAGCATCCGCAGTACAATGCGGCGGCCTTCGCCGCGCAGAAGCGGCTTGGCGAAATCCAGGGGACGCAGCACACCTGGTTCTGCGGCGCCTGGACCGGCTATGGCTTTCACGAGGATGGCCTGCGCTCGGGCCTTGGCGTCGCCGAGGCTCTCGGGGCGACTGCGTCCTGGCGCGCGGCACCAGTCGAGCTCGCGGAGGCCGCGGAGTAG
- a CDS encoding DUF1365 domain-containing protein, with translation METRALPATDAAALYFGDVMHARLKPMGHRFSYRVMSLLIDLDRLGEADRQTALFGVNRAALYSFHEKDHGPRDGSSLRTYAEGRAAAHGIDLGGGRVELLCYPRLLGYGFSPLSVYFCYRADGQLALMIYEVRNTFGEIHPYILPVQPGEWTDAGLRQQQDKLFYVSPFMPMAMRYHFRVLPPSDTVKLRILETDRDGPLLAATFSGRRRALTSAALLRSFVALPLVSLKVMAAIHWEALRLWLKGVRLVPRPNAAEQRNGETTLAHDKVHPYIADS, from the coding sequence ATGGAGACGAGAGCCCTTCCCGCCACCGATGCCGCTGCGCTCTATTTCGGCGACGTCATGCATGCGCGGCTGAAGCCGATGGGCCATCGCTTCAGCTACCGCGTTATGAGCCTGCTGATTGATCTCGACCGGCTTGGCGAGGCCGACCGGCAGACGGCGCTGTTCGGCGTCAACCGCGCTGCGCTCTACAGTTTTCACGAGAAAGACCACGGCCCGCGCGACGGCTCCTCGCTGCGCACCTATGCGGAGGGCCGCGCGGCCGCACACGGCATCGACCTCGGTGGCGGCCGGGTCGAGCTGCTCTGTTATCCCCGCCTGCTCGGCTACGGCTTCAGCCCGCTCTCGGTCTACTTCTGCTATCGCGCAGATGGCCAACTGGCGCTGATGATCTACGAGGTGCGCAACACGTTTGGTGAGATTCATCCATACATCCTGCCGGTGCAGCCGGGTGAATGGACCGATGCGGGCCTGCGGCAGCAGCAGGACAAACTGTTCTACGTCTCACCCTTCATGCCGATGGCAATGCGCTACCATTTTCGTGTGTTGCCACCGTCCGACACGGTCAAGCTGCGCATTCTGGAGACCGACCGCGACGGCCCGCTGCTCGCGGCGACCTTCAGCGGTCGCCGCCGCGCCCTGACGTCCGCCGCCCTGCTGCGGTCGTTCGTTGCGTTGCCGCTCGTCAGCCTCAAGGTGATGGCGGCGATCCACTGGGAGGCGCTGCGGCTTTGGCTGAAGGGTGTCCGGCTGGTGCCACGGCCGAATGCCGCAGAGCAGCGTAACGGCGAAACCACCTTGGCGCACGACAAAGTGCATCCCTATATTGCTGATAGCTGA
- a CDS encoding cyclopropane-fatty-acyl-phospholipid synthase family protein, translated as MSNAISVTPDDVETVFADLPRIVRLALAFGARLRRGTLDVTLPDGRLIRLGGNEPGPKAAMRLHNYSVAARLINSGDIGIAEAYLAGDWDTPDLTQFLYLFCVNHDLIQAMLRDKPLMRFVQMVQHWFNRNTRRQARRNIHAHYDIGNAFYSAWLDPSMTYSSALYDETTTDLTAAQTNKYRRLAEALDLKPGQKLLEIGCGWGGFAEFAAKTFGARVVGLTISTEQRDFARKRIHEAGLAEKVEIRLQDYRDERDRYDRIASIEMIEAVGEQFWPRYFAQLRDRLLPGGLAGIQAITIQDKLFQGYRREVDFIQRYVFPGGMLPSPAVLKSLGDRFNVPVIGERIFGQDYAKTLATWRNNFRAAWPGLVPLGFDDRFRRLWEYYLAYCEAGFLSGNIDVRQVIFAKQQ; from the coding sequence ATGTCGAATGCCATCTCGGTGACGCCCGACGACGTCGAAACAGTGTTTGCCGACCTGCCGCGCATCGTCCGCCTTGCGCTGGCCTTCGGGGCGCGACTGCGGCGCGGTACGCTCGACGTCACGCTGCCCGACGGGCGCCTGATCCGGCTGGGCGGAAACGAGCCGGGCCCGAAGGCTGCGATGCGCCTCCACAATTACAGCGTCGCCGCGCGGCTGATCAATAGCGGCGATATCGGCATCGCGGAAGCCTATCTGGCCGGCGATTGGGATACGCCGGACCTGACGCAGTTTCTCTACCTGTTCTGCGTCAACCACGATCTGATCCAGGCGATGCTGCGTGACAAGCCGCTGATGCGGTTCGTCCAGATGGTGCAGCACTGGTTCAACCGCAACACCCGCCGCCAGGCGAGGCGCAACATCCACGCCCATTACGACATCGGCAATGCGTTCTACTCGGCATGGCTCGATCCGAGCATGACCTATTCCTCGGCCCTGTACGACGAGACCACCACGGACCTCACGGCCGCGCAGACCAACAAATATCGGCGCCTCGCCGAAGCGCTCGACTTGAAGCCCGGCCAGAAGCTGCTCGAGATCGGCTGCGGTTGGGGCGGCTTCGCCGAGTTCGCCGCCAAGACGTTTGGCGCGCGCGTCGTCGGCCTCACGATCTCGACCGAGCAGCGCGACTTCGCGCGCAAGCGCATCCACGAAGCGGGCCTCGCGGAGAAGGTCGAGATCCGGCTGCAGGATTATCGCGACGAGCGGGATCGCTACGACCGGATCGCCTCGATCGAGATGATCGAGGCGGTCGGCGAGCAGTTCTGGCCGCGCTATTTCGCCCAGCTGCGCGACCGGCTGCTGCCGGGCGGGCTGGCCGGCATCCAGGCCATCACGATCCAGGACAAGCTTTTCCAGGGCTACCGGCGCGAGGTGGACTTCATCCAGCGCTATGTGTTTCCCGGCGGCATGTTGCCCTCGCCCGCGGTGCTGAAGTCGCTCGGGGACCGGTTCAACGTCCCCGTCATCGGCGAGCGCATCTTCGGGCAAGATTATGCCAAGACGCTTGCCACCTGGCGAAATAACTTTCGCGCGGCCTGGCCGGGCTTGGTCCCGCTGGGCTTCGACGACCGGTTCCGGCGGCTGTGGGAGTACTATCTCGCCTATTGCGAGGCCGGATTCCTGTCCGGCAATATCGACGTCCGGCAGGTCATCTTCGCAAAGCAGCAATAA
- a CDS encoding cysteine synthase A codes for MTIKNDVVDAIGNTPLIKLKRASELTGCTILGKAEFMNPGQSVKDRAGKWMIQEAEKRGELKPGGLVVEATAGNTGIGLAVVASARGYRTLIVIPETQSQEKKDFLKLCGAELLESPALPYSNPNNYQHVGRRLADELRKTEPNGVLFADQWNNLDNAKAHYDSTGPEIWQQTGGKIDGFVCSVGSGGTLAGISRFLKEKNKDIRIACADPHGAGMFEYFRTGEAKATPGDSITEGIGLGRKTAIVESAKVDDAYLIPDAEAVTMIYELLQHEGLCLGGSTGINIVGAMRLAKQLGPGKTIVTILCDSGSRYQSKLFNADFMRAKNLPVPEWLEKRSNIKLPFV; via the coding sequence ATGACCATCAAAAACGACGTTGTCGACGCCATCGGCAACACCCCGCTCATCAAGCTCAAGCGCGCGTCCGAACTGACCGGCTGCACCATTCTCGGCAAGGCCGAGTTCATGAATCCCGGCCAGTCGGTCAAGGACCGCGCCGGCAAATGGATGATCCAGGAAGCCGAGAAGCGCGGCGAACTGAAGCCGGGCGGTCTCGTGGTGGAAGCGACCGCCGGCAACACCGGCATCGGTCTTGCGGTGGTGGCGAGCGCGCGGGGCTATCGCACGCTGATCGTGATCCCGGAGACGCAGAGCCAGGAGAAGAAGGATTTTCTGAAGCTGTGCGGCGCCGAGCTGCTGGAATCGCCGGCATTGCCCTACTCAAATCCGAACAACTACCAGCATGTCGGCCGTCGTCTTGCCGACGAGCTGCGCAAGACCGAGCCGAACGGCGTGCTGTTCGCCGACCAGTGGAACAATCTCGACAACGCCAAGGCACATTACGACTCGACCGGTCCCGAAATCTGGCAGCAGACCGGCGGCAAGATCGACGGCTTCGTCTGCTCGGTCGGCAGCGGCGGCACGCTCGCCGGCATCAGCCGTTTTCTGAAAGAGAAGAACAAGGATATCCGGATCGCCTGCGCCGATCCGCACGGCGCTGGCATGTTTGAATACTTCAGGACCGGCGAGGCCAAGGCAACGCCCGGCGACTCCATCACGGAAGGCATCGGGCTCGGCCGGAAAACCGCGATCGTCGAGAGCGCCAAGGTCGACGACGCCTATCTCATTCCCGATGCGGAAGCCGTCACGATGATCTACGAGCTGCTGCAGCACGAAGGCCTTTGCCTCGGCGGGTCCACCGGCATCAACATCGTCGGTGCAATGCGGCTAGCCAAGCAGCTTGGCCCCGGCAAAACCATCGTCACCATTCTCTGCGATTCCGGCAGCCGCTATCAGTCGAAGCTGTTCAACGCCGACTTCATGCGGGCCAAGAACCTGCCGGTGCCGGAATGGCTGGAGAAGCGCAGCAACATCAAGCTGCCGTTCGTCTAG